From a single Burkholderiales bacterium genomic region:
- a CDS encoding N-acetyltransferase has translation MYAGRGYRLPLNERDANRICLAVSDADRVVGTLTLALDGEAELAAEALYAAELDALRRQGRRLCEITRLAADPAAGARQVLFALFHIAYIYARRLKSATDAVIEVNPMHVRFYQRALGFEQLGEKRTCPRVGAPAVLLRLDFHYVAAQLARFAGRPELARNEKSLYPYAFSEIEEAGIAQRLARLLA, from the coding sequence ATGTACGCCGGGCGCGGCTACCGGCTGCCGCTCAATGAGCGCGACGCCAACCGCATCTGCCTTGCCGTCTCCGATGCCGACCGGGTGGTGGGCACCCTCACCCTGGCGCTAGATGGCGAGGCGGAACTGGCCGCGGAGGCCCTCTATGCCGCGGAGCTTGATGCCCTGCGTCGGCAGGGTCGCCGCCTGTGCGAGATCACGCGCCTCGCCGCCGATCCCGCAGCCGGGGCGCGTCAGGTGCTCTTCGCCCTCTTCCACATCGCCTACATTTACGCACGGCGGCTGAAGAGTGCCACCGATGCGGTGATCGAGGTCAACCCCATGCACGTGCGCTTCTACCAGCGTGCCCTGGGTTTCGAACAGCTGGGAGAGAAACGCACCTGTCCCCGGGTGGGCGCGCCGGCGGTGCTGTTGCGGCTGGATTTCCACTACGTGGCGGCCCAGCTCGCCCGCTTCGCCGGCCGGCCGGAGCTTGCCCGCAACGAAAAATCCCTCTACCCCTACGCCTTCAGCG
- the mog gene encoding molybdopterin adenylyltransferase: MTSPAQEELIIGLVSTSDRASQGIYEDRGIPALEEWFRAALATPWRSIPRLIPDERKVIEETLIDLVDRQGCHLVVTTGGTGPAPRDVTPDATLAVADRVMPGFGEAMRAVSLKYVPTAILSRQVGVIRGRCLILNLPGQPKAIKETLDGIFAAVPYCIELIGGPYVTTHEHVVKSFRPKSAQRPSAP, encoded by the coding sequence ATGACATCCCCCGCCCAAGAAGAACTGATCATCGGCCTGGTGAGCACGAGCGACCGCGCAAGCCAGGGCATCTACGAAGACCGCGGCATCCCCGCCCTGGAGGAATGGTTCCGGGCGGCGCTGGCCACCCCCTGGCGCAGCATCCCCCGCCTGATCCCGGACGAGCGGAAGGTGATCGAGGAGACCCTCATCGACCTCGTGGACCGGCAGGGCTGCCACCTGGTCGTCACCACCGGCGGCACCGGTCCCGCCCCCCGCGACGTGACGCCGGATGCCACGCTGGCCGTGGCCGACCGCGTCATGCCCGGTTTCGGCGAGGCCATGCGCGCGGTGAGCCTCAAATACGTGCCCACCGCCATCCTGTCGCGGCAGGTGGGGGTGATCCGCGGCCGCTGCCTGATCCTCAACCTGCCGGGGCAGCCCAAGGCCATCAAGGAAACCCTGGATGGCATCTTTGCCGCCGTACCCTATTGCATCGAACTCATCGGTGGGCCGTATGTGACCACCCACGAGCACGTGGTGAAAAGCTTCCGGCCCAAATCCGCCCAACGTCCGTCTGCCCCGTAA